Proteins co-encoded in one Coxiella burnetii genomic window:
- the alr gene encoding alanine racemase, with protein MNRATATINVTALKHNLSQIKALAPKSLAWAMIKSNGYGHGLVRVAKALSDANAFGVACIDEALTLREVGIKSPIIVMKGFYNEAELSQFARHRLGAVIHCSDQVSLLEKTNLTSSLSVWLKIDTGMNRLGFSVEQSPAVYNQLKTSSSIQKPIGLMTHLADADNENKTFTELQIKRFFSVTEKMIGPKSIVNSAGFFAYPNALVDWIRPGIILYGISPFGINYNSFKEKIEKKFRPVMTLSAKIIAIKNRRQNDSVGYGCTWSCPEDMPIAIVSIGYGDGYPRHAPSGTPVLLNGKICPLIGRVSMDMIAIDLRSQPNAQVGDDVILWGEGLPVEIIAEKAGTIAYELLCKITQRVQFIEIEK; from the coding sequence GTGAATCGTGCAACCGCGACTATTAACGTAACGGCGTTAAAGCATAATTTATCTCAAATAAAAGCATTGGCGCCGAAGTCTCTTGCCTGGGCGATGATTAAAAGCAATGGGTATGGGCACGGATTGGTGAGAGTGGCCAAAGCGTTATCGGACGCAAATGCATTTGGTGTGGCGTGTATTGATGAAGCGTTAACTTTAAGAGAAGTAGGCATCAAATCGCCTATCATTGTAATGAAAGGATTTTATAATGAAGCCGAGTTGTCCCAATTTGCCCGACATCGATTAGGCGCCGTTATTCACTGCTCGGATCAAGTTAGCCTTTTAGAAAAGACTAATTTAACCTCTTCTTTATCCGTATGGTTAAAAATCGATACGGGAATGAATCGCCTTGGATTTTCTGTGGAACAATCGCCCGCGGTTTATAATCAATTAAAAACTTCTTCTTCCATCCAAAAACCGATTGGACTAATGACGCATTTAGCGGATGCAGACAACGAGAATAAAACGTTTACCGAATTACAAATTAAACGCTTTTTCTCAGTTACTGAAAAGATGATTGGTCCCAAAAGTATTGTGAATTCAGCAGGGTTTTTTGCTTATCCGAACGCCTTGGTCGATTGGATTCGTCCTGGCATCATATTATATGGAATTTCACCCTTTGGAATTAATTATAATTCCTTTAAAGAAAAAATCGAAAAGAAATTCAGACCGGTAATGACTTTATCTGCAAAAATAATAGCGATTAAAAATCGTCGACAAAACGATAGCGTTGGGTACGGTTGTACTTGGTCATGTCCTGAAGATATGCCGATAGCCATTGTTAGCATTGGTTATGGCGATGGTTACCCCCGCCACGCACCGAGTGGAACGCCCGTGTTGTTGAACGGGAAAATATGTCCTTTAATCGGGCGAGTATCTATGGACATGATTGCTATTGACTTACGCTCTCAGCCAAATGCACAGGTTGGCGATGACGTTATTTTATGGGGAGAAGGGTTGCCAGTAGAAATTATCGCAGAAAAAGCGGGTACCATCGCTTACGAATTATTGTGTAAAATTACGCAACGCGTTCAATTTATTGAGATAGAAAAATGA
- a CDS encoding succinate dehydrogenase assembly factor 2: MNEPLASKKIRWKCRRGMLELDILLERFYEEKFRSLTKNEKEIFNQLLDQPDPLLYDWLLGHVTPESSEFKKIIRKIQQLSS; the protein is encoded by the coding sequence ATGAATGAACCTCTTGCTTCGAAAAAAATCCGTTGGAAATGCCGTCGTGGAATGTTGGAGTTAGATATTCTTTTAGAACGTTTTTATGAAGAAAAATTTCGTTCTTTAACAAAAAATGAAAAAGAAATTTTTAACCAATTGTTGGATCAACCTGATCCATTGCTTTACGACTGGCTGCTTGGTCACGTAACGCCCGAGAGCTCAGAATTCAAAAAAATTATTCGAAAAATACAGCAGCTCTCAAGTTGA